The genomic interval CCATGGCTATGGAGCAGACCTACCTCATGGTGAAGCCCGACGGAGTCCAGCGCGGACTCTGCGGGGAGATCCTCTCACGCTTCGAGAAGAAAGGACTGAAGATCGTCGGTCTCAAGTTCATGGTCATCCCCAAAGATGTTGCTGAGAAGCACTACGGGGAGCACAAGGACAAGCCCTTCTTCCCCTCGCTGATCAACTACATCACCTCCGGACCCGTCATGGCGATGGTCCTCGAGGGAGAGGATGCAGTCCAGATCTGCAGGAACATGATGGGCAAGACCAAGCCGATCGAGTCCGCACCCGGAACCATCCGCGGCGATTACGCAATGGTGACCGGATGCAACATCATCCACGGTTCGGATTCTGTGGAGTCCGCTAAGAGGGAGATCTCCATCTTCTTCAAGCCCGAGGAGCTTGTCACATACGACAGGACCGCGGACAAGTGGATCTACGAGTGAGCACTAAACCATCAAGGGTGGGCCGGCAGGGAACTGTGGGCCCATCCAGCATTTTCATTATTGTCGTTATTGTTCAAATTGTCATATCGAACCGT from Thermoplasmata archaeon carries:
- a CDS encoding nucleoside-diphosphate kinase: MEQTYLMVKPDGVQRGLCGEILSRFEKKGLKIVGLKFMVIPKDVAEKHYGEHKDKPFFPSLINYITSGPVMAMVLEGEDAVQICRNMMGKTKPIESAPGTIRGDYAMVTGCNIIHGSDSVESAKREISIFFKPEELVTYDRTADKWIYE